One stretch of Anguilla anguilla isolate fAngAng1 chromosome 5, fAngAng1.pri, whole genome shotgun sequence DNA includes these proteins:
- the gfra4a gene encoding GDNF family receptor alpha-4a — protein MEAIKDLPRKTKLVSTLLLWAFPGFLREALSAAKDCLHAGDSCSSDEACSPRLRTLRQCVAGDGSMKLGPSARSHCENAVSALLSSPLHGCQCKRGMKREKNCLSIYWSLHQSVLHGLSLVESYPYEAVEKGFDYVRLASIAAGSEVGMTTVNRCLDAAKACNVDETCQKLRTEYVSACITPGGKAAAATATCNRARCSKALRKFFDRVPPDFTHELLFCPCTAAACAERRRQTIVPGCSYEDRDKPSCLAQLRVCKADYVCRSRWAQFQYDCQPSANSANGCKQENYGACLLAYTGMIGSTITPNYLDNSTSNVAPWCTCTASGHQKEQCAEFLAYFTDNICLKNAITAFGNGTDMSPTPNQAGQPTPSGPETQELNTATAAPTAAMETDTSVLNVLILTQATEKDRFWGDSTLPSHGFSDQASGHAPGHAHFASWSWLLPVLLVLCHH, from the exons GGTTCCTGCGGGAGGCGCTGTCGGCGGCGAAGGACTGCCTGCACGCGGGCGACTCCTGCTCCAGCGACGAGGCCTGCAGCCCGCGGCTGCGGACGCTGCGGCAGTGCGTGGCGGGCGACGGCAGCATGAAGCTGGGCCCCAGCGCCCGCAGCCACTGCGAGAACGCCGTCAGCGCCCTGCTCTCCAGCCCGCTGCACGGCTGCCAGTGCAAGCGGGGCATGAAGCGCGAGAAGAACTGCCTCAGCATCTACTGGAGCCTGCACCAGTCCGTGCTGCACG ggCTCAGTTTGGTGGAGAGCTACCCGTATGAAGCCGTAGAGAAGGGCTTTGACTACGTTCGCCTTGCCTCCATTGCTGCCG GATCTGAGGTCGGCATGACGACGGTGAACCGCTGCCTGGACGCGGCCAAGGCCTGCAACGTGGACGAGACGTGCCAGAAGCTGCGGACGGAGTACGTGTCGGCGTGCATCACGCCCGGCGGCaaggccgccgccgccaccgccacgtGCAACCGGGCGCGCTGCAGCAAGGCGCTGCGCAAGTTCTTCGACCGCGTGCCGCCGGACTTCACGCACGAGCTGCTCTTCTGCCCCTGCACGGCCGCCGCCTGCGCCGAGCGCCGCCGCCAGACCATCGTGCCCGGCTGCTCCTACGAGGACCGGGACAAGCCCAGCTGCCTGGCGCAGCTGCGCGTCTGCAAGGCCGACTACGTCTGCAG GTCCCGCTGGGCTCAGTTCCAGTACGACTGCCAGCCCTCCGCCAACTCCGCCAACGGCTGCAAGCAGGAGAACTACGGAGCCTGTCTGCTGGCCTACACCGGCATGAtcg GAAGCACGATCACGCCCAACTACCTGGACAACTCCACCTCCAACGTGGCCCCCTGGTGCACCTGCACTGCCAGCGGACACCAGAAGGAGCAGTGCGCCGAATTCCTGGCCTACTTCACCGACAACATCTGCCTGA AAAATGCCATCACTGCTTTCGGAAATGGGACAGACATGAGTCCCACCCCCAACCAAGCGGGACAGCCCACCCCAAGCGGGCCTGAGACCCAAGAGCTGAACACCGCCACTGCCGCCCCCACcgctgccatggaaacggaCACCAGCGTCCTGAACGTGCTCATACTTACGCAG GCCACGGAGAAGGACAGGTTTTGGGGCGactccaccctcccctcccacgGGTTCTCTGACCAGGCATCTGGCCACGccccaggccacgcccacttcgCCAGCTGGAGCTGgctgctgcctgtgctgcttGTGCTCTGTCACCACTAG